The region tcattcacttttattttttacctttatttaactaggcaagtcagttaagaacaaattcttattgtcaatgacggcctaggaacagtgggttaactgcctgttcaggggcagaacgacagatttgtaccttgtcaggtcgggggtttgaacttgcaaccttgcaactttgaactggactgtgtgtttacaggcagtagcaacagCGTGACTTTGGATCAGTAGAAAGAATTCACCAAAATCCGCGAGGCTTCTTACATTGATCAGTCcaattgatcaaacaaccatgaagtTGTGAAAAGGGTCAATAGTCAGAAGAGGTAGTTTTGCAACACTACACATACCAAtccacagacaccagccacccacagacaccagccacccacagacagacaccagccacccacagacagacaccagccacccacagacagacaccagccacccacAGACCACCAgccacccacagacagacaccagccacccacagacagacaccagccacccacagacagacaccagccacccacagacagacaccagccacccacagacagacaccagccacccacagacagacaccagccacccacAGACACCCTTACCTAGACTGGTGGGTTTGATGAGCTCGTCCAGCATATCGTAAAAGGGCAGCCTCTGCAGCTTGACGTCTGGGTGCACCGGATGCAGGGTGGCCGAGGTGGGCAGGTGGTGCGCCAGCCCGCTGAGCTCATGCTTGCCAGGCCCCAGCAACGAGATGGGCAGCAGGGCAGCCGGCGAGGGTACTCCCCCATGCCCGTGGCCCTCATACGCCAGCTGGCTGAGGCCGGCAGGTAGGGCGGCGGTGCCCCCTCCTCCCGAGGCAGGGTAGTGTGGTCCGGGCAGGACCAGCTCTGAGGGAGAGCCCATCTTGGTGGGGAAGCGTCTGCAGTACAGCTCCTTGATTTTCATCTGCACGGCGGGGCTGCAGCCGGCTTTCAGGAGATGCAAGGCCATGGTTAACAGCTCATGTTTTCGACCGTGTTTGTTGCGGCCCGCGTAACCTAGCAGAACCTGCAGCTCTGAAACGCGCAGGCTCATCACCATTTGctgtggaggagagacagagagacagagagagagacagagacagagacagagagacagagagagagagacagagacagagagtgttgaGTTAGGCTAAAGGAAATGAGTCTACAAAACTCCTGAAGTACTCCTTGCTTAAACCAACAAAGGTGCGAGGAGACTTACCT is a window of Oncorhynchus tshawytscha isolate Ot180627B unplaced genomic scaffold, Otsh_v2.0 Un_contig_3022_pilon_pilon, whole genome shotgun sequence DNA encoding:
- the LOC121845648 gene encoding E3 SUMO-protein ligase PIAS1-like, with the protein product MAESAELKQMVMSLRVSELQVLLGYAGRNKHGRKHELLTMALHLLKAGCSPAVQMKIKELYCRRFPTKMGSPSELVLPGPHYPASGGGGTAALPAGLSQLAYEGHGHGGVPSPAALLPISLLGPGKHELSGLAHHLPTSATLHPVHPDVKLQRLPFYDMLDELIKPTSLGKGVCGWLVSVCGWLVSVCGWLVSVCGWLVSVCGWLVSVCGWLVSVCGWLVVCGWLVSVCGWLVSVCGWLVSVCGWLVSVGGWCLWIGMCSVAKLPLLTIDPFHNFMVV